In Bradysia coprophila strain Holo2 unplaced genomic scaffold, BU_Bcop_v1 contig_350, whole genome shotgun sequence, a genomic segment contains:
- the LOC119080418 gene encoding sodium channel protein Nach-like, whose protein sequence is MTFVELNLSQAKEKSKKPTKHMNKMTSILHHQNGGNNLHGDSKLNEYSKSKNSTNGRISKSRLSHPRISFSKNIFDVRGHIFLEGLTQTTLSFCRETTLHGMKYIVADIEELGSTFSKQKRLRKLISLTVWASAVIVGAVFAIVLMGLVWNRFQTTPTITTVETNNYPIWNLPFPAVTICNINKVYAPAAQNITDKLIEKGLEKEGVLEFLENLAKLITPEYIDALYLKTYQILEEMGYTTDKLMFELMQPCNLMIKSCAWLGKIIPCDTIFRVAKSSEGFCCSFNYKALKDSLEINTASDTVNDQLSSPIYRVTGAGENVGLSARIHVDKESYVAYSKSFYGAKVLIHDPEDFPQTEVTTSIGQPGYDLAIAVLPSVIVSQPQIRGLPQLQRNCLFEDEKKLRTTNKYSFQSCMNECTVDTILAKCDCLPFYYPESDIRVYAKRYRQCSLHDVKCLRDNRHIFSSLQPPANIDALNETNLGMQCSCLPSCSEHRYEVQTILSRRYPEDKLNSTTINQKLVDLHEATTLSVHFKDLTCIKYRRDMYMTWDGLLAAFGGIFGLCLGGSVLSLVEMVYYFTLRLFNRVVAIIQKDQPPTRQVSPVKKHKPNYSEKQSDFAPLKKSTMSDSKLQTFGKNIIEYEPFTVRAKGVDAFKKLQSQGHNNTFVGERFYLK, encoded by the exons ATGACATTCGTGGAATTGAATCTTTCGCAAGCTAAagagaaaagtaaaaaaccCACAAAACACATGAACAAAATGACCTCGATTTTACATCATCAAAATGGCGGCAATAATCTGCACGGCGATAGTAAGCTGAACGAGTACAGCAAATCGAAAAATTCCACTAACGGACGCATTTCAAAGTCTCGACTGAGCCATCCGCGGATCagcttttcgaaaaatatttttgacgtgAGGGGGCACATTTTCCTCGAAGGTCTGACCCAAACGACACTATCGTTTTGCCGTGAGACCACTCTGCATGGAATGAAGTATATTGTCGCCGACATCGAAGAATTGGGATCGACATTCAGCAA ACAGAAGAGATTGCGGAAACTGATAAGTTTAACAGTATGGGCCAGCGCTGTAATTGTTGGAGCAGTGTTTGCAA TCGTTCTGATGGGCTTAGTATGGAACAG GTTCCAGACCACTCCGACCATTACGACTGttgaaacaaataactatCCGATATGGAATCTTCCGTTTCCAG CCGTAACCATTT GTAATATAAACAAAGTGTATGCCCCAGCCGCTCAAAATATTACGGATAAATT AATCGAAAAAGGGTTAGAAAAAGAAGGAGTGCTCGAATTCCTTGAAAATTTAGCCAAACTTATAACTCCAGAATACATTGATGCTTTATATCTGAAAACTTATCAAATTCTGGAGGAAATGGGTTACACAACGGACAAACTA ATGTTTGAATTGATGCAACCATGTAATCTAATGATAAAAAGTTGTGCTTGGCTCGGAAAA ATCATTCCCTGTGACACAATATTTCGAGTTGCAAAGAGTTCGGAAGGATTTTGTTGTTCATTCAACTACAAAGCATTAAAGGATTCGCTGGAAAT AAACACAGCAAGTGATACTGTAAACGATCAGTTGTCCAGTCCCATTTACCGAGTCACTGGTGCTGGCGAGAATGTCGGTCTGAGCGCACGTATTCATGTCGATAAGGAGTCGTACGTGGCATATAGCAAGTCGTTCTATGG AGCCAAGGTGCTCATTCACGATCCGGAAGATTTTCCACAAACCGAAGTGACCACATCTATCGGACAGCCGGGTTACGACCTAGCGATTGCCGTTTTACCATCAGTTATCGTGAGTCAGCCACAAATCAGAGGTCTGCCGCAATTACAAAGAAATTGTCTGTTCGAAGACGAG AAAAAACTACGCACCACAAACAAATACAGTTTCCAGAGCT GTATGAACGAGTGCACTGTGGATACAATCTTAGCAAAATGTGACTGCTTGCCGTTTTACTATCCAGAGTCAG ATATAAGGGTATATGCCAAGAGATATCGTCAATGTTCGTTGCACGATGTCAAATGTCTACGAGATAATCGACATATTTTTTCGAGTCTTCAGCCACCAGCTAACATTGACGCTTTAAATGAAACTAATCTCGGGATGCAGTGCTCGTGTCTGCCGAGCTGTTCGGAACAT AGATACGAGGTTCAAACCATTTTATCCAGAAGATATCCAGAGGACAAACTGAATTCGACAACGATCAA tcAAAAACTAGTCGATTTACACGAAGCAACCACACTGAGTGTTCATTTCAAAGACTTAACTTGCATAAAATACAGACGAGATATGTATATGACATGGGATGGTCTGTTAG CTGCATTTGGTGGTATTTTCGGTCTATGTTTGGGTGGATCCGTGTTGAGTTTGGTGGAAATGGTTTACTATTTCACTTTGCGCCTATTTAATCGCGTCGTCGCAATCATACAAAAAGATCAACCACCGACGCGACAAGTTTCTCCTGTGAAAAAACATAAGCCAAATTATAGTGAGAAACAATCAGACTTTGCACCATTGAAAAAGTCGACGATGTCAGACTCAAAGCTACAGACATTTGGTAAGAATATCATCGAATATGAACCATTTACTGTTCGTGCGAAGGGTGTCGATGCATTCAAAAAACTTCAGAGTCAGGGTCATAACAATACTTTTGTAGGTGagagattttatttgaaataa
- the LOC119080406 gene encoding protein Smaug — translation MKFESKLNATAPTIFSEQLSNVIDLFQQWNDCERAVMLFAVLKRVPFPLTKLLQSVIETSLQQAQCKEQAKILERNANCAKYINSLSETYKSLKYNETQLTTESIFFASDRSIDNIDKCCDKKEEILRDILKMMPILTIGNDEAKSAYLDFIPMTVSDATRRIVSSTLVQQIFCYVLIHPAFSIDDRSSVVKHLKVLENHISTNEPNIFVYRNGASPTSEPTNPSTPSNWQAIAPPQSKSTDTIPPPSPWGSSHHLTRGYTDDSDYRSHKSASISSSVNNYEIEDRHTSFLYNGKIVNDVDDTNTSNTQLGFVTLPGLTKHLISPGTLEHVKTRRSNSLTTTSPVTRTSFTQNACEKQRSVSLSGISTLNFGGSDISMLDESKPIFQWPQRHHVGMSNITPWLKSLRLHKYVFLFSHQTYEQMMEMTEDHLMNVTKGARQKLVNNIQKLRERYAALSQMEKDLLCGQITVAKVLEELSALVITPMKPIEPFDKQDVPTQFLKVVDLVYTKITTKHIVPQDENYVNQLMYILDKAMHNEAFVAQINLLKERRHNMQRIKSQFPPKIHYSKSNEASASTSSNIHRQRLRPIKFNDYFTPFPKTNRFAGNLNPGLSFSDVTQFDSFYAGAGQNQPPQRTDDRFIFKIPAVPAPTNHRSQTISGSIESISSGYHSDSTPIGMGNIRKWLKSHRLHKYTWVFENVNYEKIFTFTEEHLKSLSITQGAAHKLANCIEKLNTRAETLKQTGLNLTLNRMFVPEAVLVMDSIVLSPMKPMRLNCDTDVGYQLWNVINQVFKLLASNSYDEDTVLKFTRVVDSAMGSEAFVDYIHIIRDMRMKVARLGRRMIR, via the exons ATGAAATTTGAAAGTAAACTAAATGCAACCGCACCAACCATATTTTCGGAACAGCTAAGCAATGTGATAGATCTGTTCCAACAATGGAATGACTGTGAACGGGCGGTCATGCTGTTCGCTGTATTGAAAAGAGTACCGTTCCCGCTCACCAAACTCCTGCAATCGGTCATCGAGACGAGCCTGCAACAAGCTCAATGCAAAGAGCAGGCTAAAATCCTGGAACGCAATGCCAATTGTGCGAAATACATTAACAGCCTCAGTGAGACGTACAAAAGTTTAAAGTACAACGAAACGCAGCTGACGAccgaatcaatattttttgcatcCGACCGCAGCATTGACAATATCGACAAATGTTGCGATAAAAAAGAGGAAATTCTCCGTGATATACTTAAAATGATGCCAATACTTACGATCGGTAATGATGAGGCAAAATCGGCGTACTTGGATTTTATACCTATGACCGTTAGCGACGCTACCAGACGAATTGTTAGTTCCACTTTAgttcaacaaatattttgctacGTTTTAATCCATCCAGCGTTCTCAATCGACGACCGAAG TTCGGTGGTTAAACATTTGAAGGTCTTGGAAAATCACATCAGTACCAACGAACCGAATATATTTGTCTATCGTAACGGTGCATCGCCCACCAGTGAACCAACAAATCCATCAACACCGTCCAATTGGCAGGCAATCGCTCCACCACAATCCAAATCAACCGATACGATACCGCCGCCATCACCATGGGGCAGTTCTCACCACTTGACGCGTGGCTATACTGACGACAGTGACTACCGCAGCCACAAATCTGCCTCAATTTCTAGTTCAGTGAATAATTATGAAATAGAGGACCGCCATACGTCGTTCCTGTACAATGGCAAAATTGTCAACGATGTCGACGACACCAATACATCCAACACACAGCTCGGTTTCGTCACATTGCCCGGCCTAACCAAGCATTTAATTTCCCCGGGAACGTTGGAGCACGTGAAAACTCGCCGATCAAACAGTTTAACAACCACCAGCCCAGTGACACGGACATCGTTCACACAAAATGCATGTGAAAAACAACGAAGCGTCTCACTGTCCGGCATTAGTACTTTGAATTTTGGTGGATCCGACATATCCATGCTGGATGAATCCAAACCAATCTTTCAATGGCCGCAACGCCATCACGTCGGCATGAGTAATATCACACCGTGGCTGAAATCATTGCGATTGCATAAATACGTTTTTCTGTTCTCACACCAAACCTACgaacaaatgatggaaatgaccGAAGATCATCTGATGAACGTTACAAAGGGTGCCAGACAAAAGTTAGTTAACAACATACAAAAACTGCGGGAGCGTTACGCTGCCTTGAGTCAGATGGAAAAAGATTTATTGTGTGGACAGATTACTGTTGCCAAAGTGCTGGAGGAACTCTCCGCATTGGTTATTACGCCTATGAAGCCTATCGAACCATTTGACAAACAGGACGTACCCACACAGTTCTTAAAGGTGGTAGATTTGG tttacacaaaaattactaCCAAACACATTGTACCTCAGGACGAAAACTACGTCAACCAATTGATGTATATACTGGACAAAGCTATGCATAATGAAGCGTTCGTTGCTCAAATCAATCTACTGAAGGAGCGTCGTCACAATATGCAACGAATTAAAAGTCAATTTCCACCAAAAATCCATTATTCCAAGAGTAATGAAGCGTCTGCATCGACATCAAGTAACATTCACAGGCAAAG ACTGCGTCCAATCAAATTTAACGATTACTTTACGCCATTCCCTAAGACAAATCGATTCGCTGGCAACCTTAATCCAGGATTATCCTTTTCGGACGTAACACAGTTCGACTCGTTCTATGCAGGTGCAGGACAAAATCAACCGCCACAGCGTACCGATGATCgatttatattcaaaattcCCGCTGTGCCAGCACCAACGAATCATAGAAGCCAAACTATCAGTGGATCGATAGAATCTATTTCATCCGGATACCATTCGGATAGTACTCCCATTGGGATGGGAAACATTCGTAAATGGCTGAAGAGTCATCGATTGCACAAGTATACGTGGGTGTTCGAGAACGTCAACTACGAGAAAATCTTTACATTTACGGAAGAACATTTGAAAAGTTTGAGTATCACCCAAGGCGCTGCACATAAATTAGCCAATTGtatagaaaaattgaacacCCGAGCTGAGACCTTGAAGCAGACCGGATTGAATTTGACACTAAATCGCATGTTCGTACCCGAGGCAGTTCTAGTAATGGATTCAATAGTGTTGTCTCCAATGAAACCAATGCGTTTGAATTGTGATACCGACGTTGGTTATCAACTGTGGAACGTAATCAATCAGG TCTTCAAGCTACTCGCCTCAAACAGTTACGACGAAGACACCGTCCTGAAATTTACACGGGTTGTGGACTCAGCAATGGGCAGCGAAGCATTTGTCGATTACATTCACATAATACGGGATATGAGAATGAAGGTGGCCAGGCTTGGTAGACGAATGATTCGTTAG